The following are encoded in a window of Oncorhynchus mykiss isolate Arlee chromosome 31, USDA_OmykA_1.1, whole genome shotgun sequence genomic DNA:
- the LOC110489220 gene encoding neurogenin-1-like, with translation MCTAMETVYSDMDSSSCDYFMQDDEDSCSSMHASSPSSSIGKPASPASDSQGSCSTDLAQKKRRRGRARNEATVHVVKKNRRVKANDRERNRMHSLNDALETLRTVLPAFPDDSKLTKIETLRFAHNYIWALSETIRIADIEQRQNKSRADAPLLLPNLRVMDAPSPGSDACSWSSSASSSSSSSSSPSYCTSSSSSPAAQNDYGCFQTDVRQYSYHNFVPGMSY, from the coding sequence ATGTGCACCGCAATGGAGACCGTTTACTCTGACATGGACAGTTCGAGCTGCGACTACTTTATGCAAGATGACGAAGATTCGTGCAGCAGCATGCACGCTTCCTCACCTTCATCCTCCATCGGCAAGCCCGCCTCTCCGGCCAGCGACAGCCAGGGCTCGTGCTCTACGGATCTGGCACAGAAGAAGAGACGCAGAGGCAGAGCGAGGAACGAAGCCACCGTTCACGTGGTAAAGAAGAACCGGCGCGTAAAGGCAAATGACCGCGAGAGGAACAGAATGCACAGCCTGAATGACGCGTTGGAGACCCTCCGGACCGTTCTACCGGCGTTCCCCGATGACAGCAAACTCACCAAGATCGAAACTCTGCGCTTCGCTCACAATTACATCTGGGCACTCTCCGAGACCATACGCATCGCGGATATTGAACAGCGCCAGAACAAGTCACGGGCTGATGCGCCTCTCTTGCTTCCCAACTTGCGCGTGATGGACGCCCCGAGTCCGGGCAGTGATGCATGCTCCTGGAGCTCCAGcgcgtcctcctcttcctcctcttcctcctctccgtcTTATTGCACTTCAAGCTCCAGTAGCCCAGCTGCACAGAATGACTACGGGTGTTTCCAGACTGATGTTCGACAGTACAGCTACCATAACTTTGTACCAggcatgtcctactaa